The region AGCTGCGCCCACATCGACTGCAGGATGGCTGGGTTCGCCTCGATTTCATCCCAGAACTCCACCACGGGCAGGAGCAGATGCGACACACACCGACAGATGCCGGTTGGGAACTTCGGGGCGGAAAACTGGTCGAAACCTGTTATGCACAGAAGTTTTCTGTCACCCTCAATACGGGTGAAATGGCCGTCGCCTCCTGCACTAATGCTGCAGAAACCAATTTGGGGGGCAACTTCTTTGGCCAGCCTAAACAACTGCAACCCAAGCAGAAGGTTCTTGTGGTACGTTTTGCCGGCATGCACAAGCCAGAGACGCTCCCTTAAAGAGGAGGATGCAGCAAAAGGCGAGCACGAAGTGCTGCAAATCGCTCATCATAAAGCAGTTTCTTTGTTGCCAGCCGCAATCCTTTGCCTGAGTTTTTCCTCAGAGACCTGAGGGATCGCGGAGATGAGACGCCGGGTGTACTCATCCCGCGGATCAGCGTAGATCAGTTCGGACGGGCCGTACTCCACAAGACGCCCTTGATTCATGACGGCAATCATATCCGACATGAACTTCACCACACTGAGATCGTGACTGATGAAGATATAAGTCAGCCCGCGTTTTTCCTGCAGATCTTTCAACAAATTGAGCACCTGCGCCTGAACCGAGACATCCAGTGCCGACACCGACTCATCGCAAATTATAAATTCCGGCTCCACAGCCAGTGCCCGGGCAATACAAATCCGTTGCCTTTGACCACCGGAGAATTCGTGCGGATACCTGGGCAGATGTTCTTCTTTGAGACCCACCTCGACAAGCAATTGTGCTGCCATGTCGCGGCGGTCATTTTTGTTGGCACCAAGCTGATGCACAGCCATCGCTTCCGTCAAATGCGCCTCGACAGTCATGCGAGGATTCAGCGATGCGTAAGGATCTTGAAAGACAATCTGCAGTTTGCGGCGATGATGTCTTAAATTTCGCTCCGATAACTGGCTCCACGGGATTCCGTTAAAGTCAAACTCTCCACCCGTGAATGAAATCAGCCGCATCAGGGCTCTTCCCGTCGTGGTTTTTCCGCAGCCTGATTCTCCAACAAGCCCCAATGTCTGGCCTCGATACACATTAAAGCTGATTCCATCCACAGCTTTAATATGCCCAGTGACTCGACGCAGGAAACCAGTGCGTACAGGGTAATAGACCTGTAGATCACGTACCGATAATAGAGGCTTGGTTCCTTCCGGAATGAATCGGGTCTCAGGAATCGCCGAGACATCGTAGCCTAACGAAATCACTTCGGATCTGGGAGAAAACAAGCGATCCCGGGCATTCTTCTCCGCCAGCACCAATCGTTCGCTGTTGGCATGCTTCTCCACGATTGTGTACTCACCAGTCGCCTGGTTTTCCACGACGTCCATAAAGTCCGCTACTGTGTTCAACCGCTTCTTTTGTGACTCAAGCGTCGGGCGGCAGGCAAGCAATCCTCGGGTGTAAGGATGCTGCGGATTCGTGAAGATCTTTTCAATGGGCCCCTGCTCGACCAGTTTCCCTCGATACATGACGGCAACATCATCCGCAATTTCTGCAATCACACCCAGGTCATGAGTAATGAATAACACAGACATTTGCCGTGTCTGCTGCAATTTTCGAATCAACCCCAGTATCTGTGCCTGGATCGTGACATCAAGCGCCGTCGTGGGTTCATCGGCAATCAGCAGCTGGGGATTACAAGCCAGCGCCATGGCAATCATCACACGCTGTTTCTGGCCACCAGACATCTCGTGAGGATAGCTGTGAATTCGCTCACCTGGATTGGGAATTCCCACTTCATGAAAAAGCTCGATCACTCGCTGCATGACATTCTTTTTGGTGGCCTGCTTGTGAAGTAACAATACTTCGGCGACCTGACTTCCGACCTTATACACCGGGTTCAGCGATGTCCCCGGCTCCTGAAAAATCATACTGATGTCATGGCCGCGCAGTTCCTGCATCTGCCGCGAGGGTAATCTCACCAGATCTTTGCCAAGAAATGTAATCGTGCCCTCGGCAATCCTGGCGCTGCTTTCTGGTAACAGCCGCATGATGGAGAGCGAAGTAACTGACTTGCCTGAACCAGATTCTCCCACGAGTCCGAGAATTCGCCCTTTTCCGATATTCAGTGTCAAACCATTCACTGCGGTAAAGTAGCCGTTCTCCGTACGGAACTGCGTCACAAGGTGATCGATTTTCAACACTGCCGATGTCGTCTCAATCAATTCCGGTTGCTCCTGCCGTTTTCGGTGGGATGACGCTTCTCGCGACAGCTCAATATGAAAGCACGTCCAGTGCCTTCTCGTCGTCAGCCTGCTAGACTGAATGAGTTCGATTGTATTGTGTCAAAGTGGACGGGCTATTCCCAATCCCGTTTCAAAGAACTTGATTCGGGAAATGCCAGATTTTCCAGTCAAAAGAAAATTGTCCTCAGAGACCACCCTGTGCTTTTGACTTGCTGGCTGCCTCAATCGAAGATAAATTATAGACAGAACGGTGCAACTGTTCTGCGTGGTGGTTTTAGCTCAGCTGGTTAGAGCGCCAGATTGTGGTTCTGGAGGTCGCCGGTTCGATCCCGGTAAGCCACCCCTCGAAGCCCTTGTCATGAACATTATGACAAGGGCTTTTGTCTGCCATAACCCTCGAACATGCCTTAACCCTTAAACATGTCTCTTCAGAACGATATTCGCCACCATGAAGTGGGGCTTTCTCAATATCCATAAACCACTGCGAATGACCTCACGCGATGTGGTCAGCAAAATCGAACGTGCTGTTCGCCCCCTGAAGGTCGGGCATGCTGGAACTCTCGATCCACTCGCAGAAGGTGTTCTGGTCATTGGAATCGGCCCGGCAACTCGTCTGACGGAACACGTTCAGGCGTTGCCCAAAGGATATTCTGCCACCTTCCATCTCGGGCAAACCACCGAAACAGACGATGCCGAGGGACAACTCTCGACCCAGGTCGATACGCAACATCTCACTCGCGAATTGATCGAACAGGAACTCACTCATTTTTGTGGCCAGATTCAGCAGATTCCCCCTCGCTTCAGTGCCGTCCATGTGGCGGGGAAAAGAGCTTATGACCTGGCCCGATCTGGGCAGGATTTTGAGCTGACGCCTAAAACGGTTGAGGTTCATCAACTCGCGTTGACAAAGTACGCCAACCCGGACATCGAATTGCAGATCGAATGTGGCAGTGGCACTTACATTCGATCCCTGGCAAGAGATCTCGGGGAGAAACTTCAGTGCGGAGCCTATATGTCCGCACTGACACGCACACATATTGGACCATTTCACCTCGATAGCGCACTGCGGCTCGACAGCCTGCCGAATGGCTTCAGCCTGGCTGATCTCCAGCCGCTGTTGCTCCACCCCATGCTGGCATTTACTGAATCTCAGCGCTGGGTGGCCACGCGCCAGGCCGTCGTAGATCTGCAGCATGGCAAAAACATCTCAGGTGATGCTTTGCAGGCCCTGCACTCAACGGCAGAGAGTCAACCAGAGATTCCTGCCCATGTCTGCATCCTGAATGAAGACCGGGAAGTGATTGCGGTCGCCGAGTTTTGCCCGCAGACGAAACTTCTTCGTCCGCGCATCGGCATCCCCAAACATTTCCTGGAGGCACACTCCTGCTGATGGATCGCATCAACAAAGTGATGTCTTCGTTGGGATCAGTCAAATTCTTCGCGTTGCGGCATTGAAGAATGTGAGGGAATCGAATGCCAAAAGCCCAAGGATATCCTTATCTCAACACGCTGGATTCGGGTGGTTGCTGACTCAGGCGACGGGGTGCCGCTTCCGGTAACTCCGTCGTTGGCCCCCAGGTGGCGGCGTTGGCAGGACGCGGCTTGAAGGGCACAAACAATCGTTTCTCTCCATTGGCAGGCGCTGGGGATGCAGGATCGTCCCTCGTCTGCCGAGGAGTTTCCGCGATGTTTCTCGAGTTCCTGGTGACAGGGATTTTGAGTGTCATTCCGGTACGCACGCCATGAGCATCCCGCAACTGGTCTCGATTGGCATCAAAGATTTCCAGATAACGACTTTCGCGTCCCAGGTATTTTTGTGAGAGCGACGATAATGTTTCACCCTTTTTGACGACATGAGTCACCATCGTGACGGCCTCAGAATCTGAGCTGCCAGCATCTCCCGGACGATAACCACTTGATCGTTGATAACGATCCATTCCCGTTGGATTGGCAGGCGACATATCGCCAGTGGCCTCAGTCAGTCCACGTTGGTCCTGGCGTTCGCTTCGAAAGCCTTGAGTTCCATTAGCTGATGGTGAACTACCGGTCTGTTTTGGCGCAACGGACTCCACTTCCAGCACATCATCAGGCCAGGGAATAGCCGGCAAATCCTGAGTCGTTTCGTCAGACGGACGGTTCATTGCCTGCTTAGGATTGTCGGTCGGCGCTACCGGTGCCTCGATCTTGCCAGACGCAGATCCTTCCCACGGATCATTTAACGGTGGAATGATGAGTGTATCATTGACGGGACGGGCGACCGTCCGGTCTGAAGCGCGGCTGGAATCTCCCAGGTAAGGCCTGAAGTTCTTCTCGGCAATCACAGCATCCAGTTCAACAACGTCGGAGATCACGGGAACTCCATCCATTGTTGAGCGTTCGTTTCGAAAGAAAAATGCCGCCACTGCTCCGATCAGCAGGACACCCAGGGCGAGACCGATTTTCTGGTCACGATGCACGATCGTCTCCGATATTCTTGAGGGAATATCAGAAACTTGCCCTCAAAACTGAGGCGAGCAGGTTCCGAGTGCCTTGGATTCGGCAAGAAGTGCAAGTCCGGCGAAACATGAATCGATTTTACGGACGAATCCGAAAGATCTGTTCAGAGAAACTCTTCCGTCCTGGTAAAGCTTGAGCAGCCATGTCGCCGCTCTTCCCTGTCAGGGCACGTGATCAGCGCATTTGGCAGCGATTCAATCTGCCGCCACTTTTCCTGCCGTGGCTTCGAGTACAGCCGCTGGCCGAGTGATGGGTTTCAGCACAATCATGCCTAATGGTGGCAATGTCACCTGAATAAACTGGCCATGCCCATGAAGTTGTCCGATTTCGCTGTAGACACCACCCGAGTTCCCTACATTCGAACCCCCGTAGTTACTGGAGTCTGTGTTGAGGACTTCCTTGTAGAAGCCAGCTAACGGGACACCCACTTTGTAGTTGTGCCGGGGAATGGGTGTGAGATTCATCATGACAACCAGCAGATTCTCGGGATGACTGCCGTAGCGCACCCAGGAATAAACGCTGTTCTGATAATCATCAGCGCTGATCCATGAGAAGCCCTCTGCATCGCAATCGCCATAATGTAATGCCGATTCGGATCGATAGAGCTGATTCAAATCCGCAATAAGTTTCTGGATGCCGTGATGAAACTGGAATTTGGTCAGTTCCCAATCGAGTTGAGCATCATGATTCCATTCGGTCCACTGGGCGATTTCACCACCCATGAAGAGCAGTTTCTTGCCTGGTGTGGTGAACTGATAGCCATAAAGAACTCTCAGATTGGCAAACTGCTGCCAATGATCTCCGGGCATCTGACTGATTAACGAGCGTTTGCCGTGCACCACTTCATCATGTGAGAGTGGCAGCATGAAGTTCTCAGTAAAGGCATACACCATCCGGAATGAGAGTTCGTTCTGATGATGCCGGCGATAAATGGGATCTCTGCGGAAATACCGCAAAGTATCGTTCATCCAGCCCATATCCCATTTGAAGCCGAAACCTAACCCCCCTGTATAAACAGGGCGGGAAACACCACCCCACGACGTCGACTCTTCAGCCACCATCAGGACGCCAGGAAAATCCTGGTGGATAACAACGTTCAAATCTTTCAAAAACTGAATGGCTTCCAGATTCTCACGCCCGCCGAACATGTTCGGCATCCACTCTCCGGCTTTTCGCGAGTAATCGAGATACAGCATAGAGGCCACGGCATCGACCCGCAGGCCATCCACATGGTAGACGTCCATCCAGAATCGGGCACTGGAGAGCAGAAAATCAGCCACTTCCGTGCGACCATAATTGAAAATCAGAGTGCCCCAGTCGGGATGAAATCCTTTGCGGGGGTCAGCATGTTCATAAAGGGCGGTCCCGTCAAAATTTCCGAGCGAGTGTGCATCGGTCGGAAAATGAGCGGGGACCCAGTCCATGAGTACACCAATGCCGTGCTCATGACAGTAATCGACGAAGAACATGAAGTCGTGAGGCGTTCCAAATCGACTGGTCGGCGCAAAATAACCCGTGGTCTGATAGCCCCATGAGCCATCAAAAGGATGCTCCGTCACTGGCAGCAACTGCAGATGGGTAAAACCCAATGGCTTGACGTATTCGACGAGTTGCACGGCCAGTTCACGATAATTGAAATACCGTCGCCCATCCGTTGGCCTCCGCCACGATCCCAGATGGATCTCGTAAACCGAGATGGGCTGCTCATAAATATTCTTCATTTCCCGCTGACGAATCCACTTTTCGTCATTCCAACGAAAGCCCGAAAGATCGGAAACGACAGATGCAGTCCGTGGTGGTAACTCGGCTGCAAAGGCATAGGGATCAGACTTTTCGAGTCTCAAGCCGGAGGCCGTCTTCAGGCTGTATTTGTAAATATCTCCGGGCTTGATCCCGGGAATAAAGCCCCGCCACACGCCATCATCACTGGATTGCAACCAGTTCTGCCCATGACTCCAGAAATTCAGATCAGCGATCACGCTGACTTCGCGGGCATTCGGTGCCCAAACAGCAAAATGAGTCCCTAAAACCCCATCACGAATTTCCGGATGAGCGCCCAAATGCTTGTAATTCTGTGCGTACATGAGGTTCCGTCAGTTATAAGTCGGCCACGTTAGAGGCGGCTTGTTCACTCTCCATCAGGCAGCACGGTATTCAACGATCAACTCGTTTCGCCACCATGATTCAAGTTCACAGGCCATGAAATCATCTCATCAAAAAACCGCATACTTCGATGACGCAAGGTCTTATGTCAAGAATGCTGGGACTTTGAGGCACCTGTCTAGTTTGCATGAGCATCTAGCCTAGGGGAATCAGCAGTTTGGGAAAAGGAAGTTTTAGGGGGGAATCGGTCAGTTTCGCCTTAACTTTTTTTGCCCAGTCTACCTGACCATTCCATGACCTGAACGATTCTTTCGATTCTTTCAGTCAGGAGAGCCTTCCTGTGGTGGAAAAGTTACCCGGTGCTTTCCTCAGGATTTTTGTCATTTTTCCTAAAGCGAGCAGAAACAGGCCGCCTGTTGAAAATACCCGGTCATATTTGATCTGACATTGCACAGTGAAAACGATGTGCTGGGAAATCGATGATTCGGAAACATTCCACCTGAATATTGATGAATCCTCTCTTCGGACACTTACTCCCAGCGAATGACTATTGCCCTCGACGTGAGGATCCGCTCTTCAATTTTGCCTGCTCATTTGAGATCTGGTGTTTATGGCTACGGCCCCAGCACATCAACGAACGCGACATATGGTGCTGATTTTCGGCCCATTCGCGATCATCGGGTGCTGCTTCTGGCTGACCAGACCTCCGGCCCTCTCGCATGAGACATCTGCCTGGCAAAACCATCCGTCAACACTGGCAGCTTCGCCAGCCTCATCCGGATGGTGGCAGCCAGTCTCCAGTTTGTTCAACAGGGATCACAACGCCGAAAAACTCGATAAGGAGTCCCCGCCCCAGGAAGAAATCACCAAAGACGTACAGGAAGCTGCCAATCAACTGCGCATTGAATTAGGTACCGACTTTCAAATCCTCGCTCGAGCCCCTTTTGTCCTGGCGAGCGATAGTTCCATGGAAGATCTGCAGTGGATCTATGCGAATGTCCTGCTTCCGAGCCACCATGCCCTTTCCGTCAGCTATTTTGACGCACCAGTCAACAAACCCATCAAAATCATTCTGGTGAAATCGGCGGCACGCTGGAATTCACTCCGTCCTCGCTGGCCAGGATTCAGACCTGTCGAATACGCAGGTTTTTATTCGCGAGATGATCACTGTATCGCCATCAATCTGGAAACCGGGATCGGTTCATTAGCTCATGAACTGACGCATGCACTGATTCATAGTGATTTTGAAAACTGTCCTGAGTGGTTTGATGAAGGCCTCGCTTCATTGCACGAAGAATGTGAATTCAACGAGACAGGCACAGCACTCAAAGGTCTGCCTAACTGGAGATATCAACATTTCCGCGAAGCACTCCATCGGTCAAAGGCTCCTGCGCTGAAAACATTGATCAGCCAGCCGTTTGCCGCGTCGAATTCTCCAGCCACCGAATATGCCCACTCGAGGCTGTTCTGCATTTACCTGCAGCAACAGGGAGTACTGGAATCGTTCTATAGGAGATTACGCCGGTCGACTGCCGCGAAAGATTCGGCCATCATTCTCTGTCAACTGACGAAAACCGTTGATCTCGACCAGCTGAATTCTCAATTTATCGATTGGGCCAGGACTCAAACGCAAGCATCTCAAACTGCTCTTCAAGAGCATCACGAAACTCTTTCAAAAACAGATGATGCTGTCTCTGATTCCACAAATAGCCCTCGGGTGCAGACAAAGCCATTTCTGGAACCAGCATCGAGTTTGAATCTGGAACTCGACTAGCGACGCTGCCCGGTTGCTCGGCGTCTCAAGATACTGAAGAGGTTTCTGTACCTTGTTGCCAAAGTCGGCTGAAGCTCAGGGGTATCAATCGCCTCCCCTGCTTCCTGCTCAGTATGGCCATCCATTTTCGAGAAAATTCTCTCGGCATCCTGCTGGGGATGAAATGCCTGCTGCTGAATTTCATTCATCCCGTTCATGATCTTGTCATCAGCATCAAGTACGGGATCATACTCATCGTGTGACAACGGATCTTCGCTCAGCAAAGATTCATCAGCCGGATTCAGCCAGTCCTCGGATTCGGTTTCTGCCCCACCCAGATCGGCTTCCCAAGGCTCCAGAGCCTCTTCCGGAATCTTTTCCTGTTGGGGTAACTGGCTGCTGCCCAAGTTTGAACCTTGAGAGAGAACATTCAGAGCCGCCCGTGTTCCCTCGGCAAGATCCATCGCCTCAGCAGCCAGTGCCCGCTCTCGAATCTCATCCAGGTCACCAGCCACATACTTTGCCAGTCGTGCAGCCTGTCGGTCGGCAGGCGACATTTCCGAACGATGCTCTGCCATCGAGCTGATCTCGGCATACTTCCGATCCAACTCCTGAGTTTGTTCCGCTACCAGTTC is a window of Planctopirus limnophila DSM 3776 DNA encoding:
- the truB gene encoding tRNA pseudouridine(55) synthase TruB: MKWGFLNIHKPLRMTSRDVVSKIERAVRPLKVGHAGTLDPLAEGVLVIGIGPATRLTEHVQALPKGYSATFHLGQTTETDDAEGQLSTQVDTQHLTRELIEQELTHFCGQIQQIPPRFSAVHVAGKRAYDLARSGQDFELTPKTVEVHQLALTKYANPDIELQIECGSGTYIRSLARDLGEKLQCGAYMSALTRTHIGPFHLDSALRLDSLPNGFSLADLQPLLLHPMLAFTESQRWVATRQAVVDLQHGKNISGDALQALHSTAESQPEIPAHVCILNEDREVIAVAEFCPQTKLLRPRIGIPKHFLEAHSC
- a CDS encoding ABC transporter ATP-binding protein, producing MIETTSAVLKIDHLVTQFRTENGYFTAVNGLTLNIGKGRILGLVGESGSGKSVTSLSIMRLLPESSARIAEGTITFLGKDLVRLPSRQMQELRGHDISMIFQEPGTSLNPVYKVGSQVAEVLLLHKQATKKNVMQRVIELFHEVGIPNPGERIHSYPHEMSGGQKQRVMIAMALACNPQLLIADEPTTALDVTIQAQILGLIRKLQQTRQMSVLFITHDLGVIAEIADDVAVMYRGKLVEQGPIEKIFTNPQHPYTRGLLACRPTLESQKKRLNTVADFMDVVENQATGEYTIVEKHANSERLVLAEKNARDRLFSPRSEVISLGYDVSAIPETRFIPEGTKPLLSVRDLQVYYPVRTGFLRRVTGHIKAVDGISFNVYRGQTLGLVGESGCGKTTTGRALMRLISFTGGEFDFNGIPWSQLSERNLRHHRRKLQIVFQDPYASLNPRMTVEAHLTEAMAVHQLGANKNDRRDMAAQLLVEVGLKEEHLPRYPHEFSGGQRQRICIARALAVEPEFIICDESVSALDVSVQAQVLNLLKDLQEKRGLTYIFISHDLSVVKFMSDMIAVMNQGRLVEYGPSELIYADPRDEYTRRLISAIPQVSEEKLRQRIAAGNKETAL
- the glgB gene encoding 1,4-alpha-glucan branching protein GlgB, producing the protein MYAQNYKHLGAHPEIRDGVLGTHFAVWAPNAREVSVIADLNFWSHGQNWLQSSDDGVWRGFIPGIKPGDIYKYSLKTASGLRLEKSDPYAFAAELPPRTASVVSDLSGFRWNDEKWIRQREMKNIYEQPISVYEIHLGSWRRPTDGRRYFNYRELAVQLVEYVKPLGFTHLQLLPVTEHPFDGSWGYQTTGYFAPTSRFGTPHDFMFFVDYCHEHGIGVLMDWVPAHFPTDAHSLGNFDGTALYEHADPRKGFHPDWGTLIFNYGRTEVADFLLSSARFWMDVYHVDGLRVDAVASMLYLDYSRKAGEWMPNMFGGRENLEAIQFLKDLNVVIHQDFPGVLMVAEESTSWGGVSRPVYTGGLGFGFKWDMGWMNDTLRYFRRDPIYRRHHQNELSFRMVYAFTENFMLPLSHDEVVHGKRSLISQMPGDHWQQFANLRVLYGYQFTTPGKKLLFMGGEIAQWTEWNHDAQLDWELTKFQFHHGIQKLIADLNQLYRSESALHYGDCDAEGFSWISADDYQNSVYSWVRYGSHPENLLVVMMNLTPIPRHNYKVGVPLAGFYKEVLNTDSSNYGGSNVGNSGGVYSEIGQLHGHGQFIQVTLPPLGMIVLKPITRPAAVLEATAGKVAAD
- a CDS encoding LysM peptidoglycan-binding domain-containing protein, giving the protein MHRDQKIGLALGVLLIGAVAAFFFRNERSTMDGVPVISDVVELDAVIAEKNFRPYLGDSSRASDRTVARPVNDTLIIPPLNDPWEGSASGKIEAPVAPTDNPKQAMNRPSDETTQDLPAIPWPDDVLEVESVAPKQTGSSPSANGTQGFRSERQDQRGLTEATGDMSPANPTGMDRYQRSSGYRPGDAGSSDSEAVTMVTHVVKKGETLSSLSQKYLGRESRYLEIFDANRDQLRDAHGVRTGMTLKIPVTRNSRNIAETPRQTRDDPASPAPANGEKRLFVPFKPRPANAATWGPTTELPEAAPRRLSQQPPESSVLR